The genomic stretch TAAGGTCATCATTCCGTTGTATAACCAACACATATATGTATTAAACAATTTTCAAAAATCTTAACATACAACAAAATACCACCTATTCTACCTTTGCATTCGGATATATACTCATCAGCTCTTTGTAGAATGCACATGATGGAACATCAGTCACAGCTACATAACCAACCAATATCTCACTCAAATATCTATGTATCTTCTCCTCACAATGAGTTGTTCGAACTTCGTCGACAAGCGTTTGCCATTTAGCGATGTCACATTGTTTTCTGGTAACAAGTTCAAATCCATGATAACATGGTTGGGAATAAATTATTTCCAATGCTTTTTTCATACTCAACGTCCCAGTCCTTGACAGACCAGCCCCAATAACTAATAGTGATGTTTGAGTTTCTgacataatttcaactataaaagaaGATATGAATTTAGAAACAATAAGACAATGATCAGTGCATCACAATGTTATATTACAGTTAAAAAATTAATCTTATATCACCGACTGATGAAACTTATTTCAAACTATCTTTGTGAACGAAGGAATATCCCACAAATACGAACTGGTTATATACGTTGAACCatgattattgtttatatatattgtgTAATTCACAGTAAACATTCTATGTACACTGACATGAACTCATGAAAGTGGGGAATAAAAATAACACGGGAACAAGACAAGTTAAAAACGTTCATTATCTCTGGGATGTCTTTCAGCTCATTACATTGAATATAAATATCTGACTACACAATCGCTTGttaacatatttatatatagagAGAATAGCAGTCAAACTAGACTAATTTGTATTAAGATAATCAGCATAGCCGATAAATACGAATCAAATTAAGGTAACTTCAAAGTGATAATAAACTATTTGTAAACAAACTGAGTTAGTATTTGACCCAGACAGTTAGAACTACATGTACGTGCTCAGATGGCAGTACAAACAGACAACCAAAGTTTATTAAAACGCCTCAATAAAAAATGGATACGCAGCTCCATTCTATTACACACTTGATCAAAACACTAGTCATACACTGAGTGAAAACAACGTATTCCCAGCTATCTAGCTAATATATTCACAATTTCACAACAAGGTTCGTTCGCCTCCCAGGTATTCATGTTCACAACCTTAGTCCTTCTGTTTAAATTGGTTCATGATATCTCAGTTATTTCGTTGTTTAAAAGGGAAGTGACTGACGACAAGACAAACTATTTCTATCATTCTTTCGTTTATTTTCCTTCATTGATGATGACCTACATTCTTGAACTGACTAGACATACACTTCAGATAAAAGATAATTTCACACAATGGTCATTTATACTGAGTCGGTTTATTTTACCATTGATCTCTGTCCTTCGTCGGAATGTTTATGAATCTTATCAAATTTCTTTTAGTTATTCTTATATTCACGTGTAGTCGTTATCTAATACGTATCAATACATAGAAAACTTACGATTTTACTGATTAAATATATTCATGAAAGTCTTTTGTCATTGTTATCAGTAATTCACTAAGATGGTCTTGTTTTGTCTTACgactttcattcatttaaatatcACTGTCATATAACTAGACACGTTCTGATGATGATCTAAATGAGAAAAGTAATATTCGACTAGATGTATTatcttattagttgaattcatggattaATTCAAGCTGGACCGCCGTCGGAAACTTGAGAATATTTAAGGGCTGTTTCGTTGAAGTTTGTGAttctgtggtgtttgtatgaactaaagTTTCCTTTATACTTGCTGACTGCCTGATTTTATTTCCCAATACGATACGTTcattcgtgctcatctaatgcTTCTTGGTTAAATTGGGTTATTTCTaggattcctagtttgtactataattcaaatactccgcATTATCACATTGGTGTCACAATGACTACTGTCCACTTTGCATCAATTAGTACTAAATCTTGTAGTTTAGATCCCAGTAATCCGGCTGTTTCTAATGACCGTATATCCTTATCCACCGCTTCGAAATGTAATATTCATATTTAAATCAATTATATACATCCCTTGGTTCATTTCACAACTTTGTTGTGAACAAATGCAGTAAAGAGTCCATCatttcattcaagaacttgaaatctGTAGATCCTAACGTTGTCGTAAGACCCACTGAAGTCTTAAAATTGGGGAACGCCGTATACAGACTGCCCATACTAGGATGCTGTGCATTGCTGGAGATCATAGTTCTTCATACATGccttgtgaatttttagttagCGAATCAGGACTCTCAATACTGGGTTTAAAAAGGTTTACAGTAGAGTAGTCTTCACTATTTTTTACAGAGAATTCTGATGTTTTGCTTAAAGATTTGATAGCTGTGTGTGCTTCGTGTAGTAGAGATATTAAAACTCAACCAATAAAAATTCAAGTACATGGCGATCCAGTCTATCTGAAAAGACAAATAATTCCTAATGGTCTTCGAGAAACAGTACATAAGGCATTAGAAGATTTGTGTGCGATAAGTATAGCTGAACCCATTTAGACTTCAGCATGTGGTACTTCTATTGTTAAGCCATTGAAGTCTGATGACAAGACCCTAGAATATGTAGTGACTATAGAATAACACTGAACTCCCGTTTCTTGAAGCAAACATGCACGACGGTAGAGGCTGAATGTATTCAAAATTGACTTCATGGTTCTAAAGTGTTCTCGAAAATTAACTTAAAAGATGCTTATCTTCAAGTTTCTTTAGATCAGTCTTCATCTATTTTGGTAACAACTAATACGCTTCTTAGTCTGTTTAAATACAACTTCCTCTTATTTGGTCTAAGTTGTTCTCCAGTCATATTTTAGGAAGTTGTGAATAAGGTAGTCAGTAGTCTTGAAAGTGTTGAAGattatcaagatgatctcacTGTTCATGGTACTGATAAGGTAGTTTATGAGCAGAGAGATTGCTTTATTGTGTCGCTtaactgagaagaatattacagtgaatcGAAATAAGTTTCCATTTTGTGTATCTAGTTTCGAATGCCTTGGATACTCAGTTGATGGTAATGGTtatagaccagatatgaaacgactagATCTACTGACAAATGCACCGCCTTCAAAATGTCTTACAGCACTACATTCACTACTGGGTGCTCTTCAATATATTGTGACGTGTATATccagtgattttttgtaacgAAAAAGGCCATACTTACGAAGTCTGACaaagtttcttcaaagtgatgctgTTTTTCGAACTTACTCACCCAGTGCACATTCTGTTATTGTTACTGATGCATCACCTATGACGATTGGTGCAGTTTTGGAGCAGAAAAGTAGACCAGTTATCTGTGTTTCATGCAATCATACTGTTACGGAATAAGGTTATTCACAAATGCGGCGAGAAGCATTAGCTGTGTTTTGGGCAATTAAAAGACttcatacttatttattttgaaatacgtttaccattgttactgatcattacactttaaagttcatttatcatccttAAGAACTTCAGCGATGGAGCATTGTTTTTAGTGTCTATGAATATACGGTTCAGCACGAGAGTGCTCAAGAAATTCAACACGTTAACTACATTTCTCGACATTTTTTGCAAGATAGACCTGTTAATACTTAAGACTATTTGTTAGTGCGACATTTACCGGTGAGACGTCCAGATCTTACTAGAGAAACTCGTAGAAactttggatgtatactcaGTGCTATACGGAAAGGTTGTtatgctaatctgaaacgtaAATTTCCTGTCTACTTTGCAAAGCAGGATGAGTTGTCTACTGCTCCTGATGGTATTTCGTGTGTAAATGATGGTGTTGTTATAGTTCATTGAGTATGTAAGTCTGTTCTTGAAGATCTTCATAGCGGATATTtaggtgttgagaaaatgaagtcctTGGCAAGGCTCACATGTTGGTGACCAGAGATAAACACAGATATATACCGTACAGCAAACAATGTGGTAAATGTTATGAGTTGAAAAGTCAGTCTTTGATGTGGAGCCCATGGCCAGTACCGTGTGAGGGCTAGCAAAAAATTCATACAGAGAGTTCTATCACCGAGAATCCCTCACAGTAACATAACAATTTATTTGTAAGAATCTCTGCACATTGTGTACATTGTTCTCACGTCAATGAGTTAGCTATCATTATTTAGTAGGCGCATCCGTAGAAATATGGTCCAGTTTGACAgtgatatttaaataaatgaatgaagatCATAAGAAAAAAGATCATTTTAGTAAGTTAATGACAACTGGCGTCACTGTGTTGGTAAGTCACAACATATCTAGTGTTAAATCAGTAGTATACTCGTCAATCTTTGTATGCTTTTTAGATATTCAACAACGTACTGAATATAGCGTATCGCACATGGGCGGAGATAAGTAGGTATGTCagcattttttttcaaatatgacCTCATCAATCACCTTCTCAACGGAATCAATCCATATGTTGTGTTCTTTGCAGAATGCTTAAAGAAAGTCACAAACATGAATAGATCTTAGACAAACTGTCATATGAAATATAGTCATATATCAAACTCTGAATACCTGAGACATCTTCAGTTTAAATTTCATGATCATTCAGAAAGGTAAATAGAAAAATCTTCaattaaattatcaatcaataatttGGTTTCTCAGAGACTGATGAATATCAAATACGTTATCAATAATGATCAACATAAGTTGGACTAAAAGTCAATGGTATCATAGACTGAAACTGTATCAAAAATCAGCTTCCTTCAGCTTCATTATATCCTACATGTACACTGCCCCCGAAGGCCCTGGTACGGCCTAGAGTGGGAATAGTCCACtcgccctctcgaaatgctctcacatggccacgcgtatatagcctctgacaggaaggttctactcactgcattctcgtggcggaggtgttgtttaggaagccgagaggacgaaaagtgaataagcggcgctttaaccgggttttGGCCACGGTGGGtccgcctaggggagttggaaaacactaatTCCAAACAAGTGGTGcccatgggctggctccagtaccctgaaggaacaaatggcgtatgaatcaatcgatgGTCACCGGCTACGATGGTacttcatctcctcacgatactccactgacTTGTGAATCATACcactaggtcaaaggctccggttgtggccccctaagaaaaccatctgcttcagtttgagcacccggacagtatcacagtcctcacacaaatgaactgagatttgtgtggcacatatgtatctggtgttcctttgtaccaatatttatgtgttcaaataaataaataaaattacgaATCATCAATCGATCATTTATCAATTAACATGAACAACTGTGAAGTTTTCAACATGGTGGAATGGAGGTTTATTTTTTTAACCAAGGAACAAACTCTGGGCCAGTGATATAGAAGTTATATAGTTTAGTATTCAGAAAACACTTGACAGTTTCGGTTAATCTTATAAGGACTCAGTGACCTTATATAAGTATGATCATATCAAATGAGACGATTCAAATTAGGTAACAAATGAAATGCTTATCAGACGTTTATTTTACTGCAAAATGTATAGGTGACATTTAACTCAATATCTCATAACTGTCCGAATTTGACATCATGAAATTCCGGAAAAATTGCCTCTAAGTCCTCAGGTGATGCATTTTTCCCTATTAGTTCCATCAGTTCTTTTATCTGATCACGAGTGTTGACATGTGGATAAGCTATTCCATCTGGTATAGTAACATTTAAAAATTGACATAATGGTTCCCAACCATCTTCGAGCTTATGAATTAGGAGACGTTCAGATGGTACAGTTTCTTGCAccattttattatatttctcaTAACACTCAAGTAGAACTTCATCATTATCGATGTCTAGATTATCTTCCTGAAATGCGTATCTCAGTGAATCCATGATCATTTTGTTTATCTCGTTACCAAGATGCAATGCTTGCTTCGCTTTATCTAGTCTCTGACTGTATGAATCGTTTGATTTCGGCAATACTGAATGTCGTACACTAGATAACCAAGAATTTTTATCACGCACAGTCAATATGACCTGAAACAGGCAAAATACTAATACAAAAGTCATAAGCATATGTAATTTGTCGAATATGCagatatatataaacatagaCAAATCAGGCGTACTTACGTAAGAAGTAGTAAGACTATATTACCTTACGTTGTTGATATTCAAGACAgtaaatggtcagtctctattcCATAACGATCACATTGATAGAGAGTATTGTTGCAGGTGACAAGTGAGACTGATCATCTGCAGTCGTCGATATCAACAGTGGAACGTAACAAGCCGCTTACCAGTAACCCCATATCCGTTGAACAATTTAAGCATCGAGACTCTACAGTTTAGTGACAACTTTCTATAATTACACAATATTATAAACAATACTGATCTACACTTTGTAAATTAAATTGATAGTCGAATGTAGGAGATTTTGATCATCTATATTTAACTGGACTCCCAATCGGTTAGCTGTTACATTGAAGGTGTAACTCATATCCAAGTAACTAGTGAACGAGTTTACACAAGTGTAAACTTTATTAAACAGTGAAGATATTGACAACAATTCTACAAAATGTGTTTAAAACGTTACAAAAATATGTTGAAATTGAttgatttcgtggattggttggagttagacattaacaccgttggatgccggccgactcagtggtctagaggtttaacgctcacgtgcgagactgttaggtcctgggttcagatCTCGCGAGCTGGGATTGTGAatccgcactgctgaggagttcagcaatagaacaaaacagccgtccagtgcttccatgatTTCCACGGtagtctagcctcaattgactcatgatcttaactataaaatcgAGATATTTATTGAGAGGGAAACAGCTAAATGAGTGTTGATTGAAAGCTACTTTCACAATCCACATTGTTATTCGTGCAATCAATCGTTTTGAGCCCACATTCATATAAGTGTACATTGAATAATGTCAACGTTTTCGACAAGATCCATAAACCAAATCTGATGATCAATGTTAAACAAGTGGAACCAGCAAATCATGGGATATTCAGTGAATTGGGAAATTCATCACCTATTGACAAATTTAGTGACTGATGTGTGAGGTGTACTGGTGATTGAGTGATGAAACACAAACTAATACATCCGTTTGTGTGATTGTCAAATCCGTCTCATTCAGTTTGTGATCATGCCAGATCGGAATACAATCAGTTGTGGATGTTATGGTTACGTTGGAATGAAATGATAATATGATAAATCATCTTTGCTTCCAATTATGTCATCGACGATTGGAATATCAACCACTTATCAAAAATCGTAACATATAACAAAATACCATTTATCCTACCTTTGCATTTGGATATATACTCATCAGATCTCTGTAGAATGCACATGCTGGAACATCAGTCACAGCTACATAACCATCCAGTATTTCACTCAAACCTCTGTGTATGATGGTTACATCAGTTGTCATGTTGAGAGCCTCAGTGAACAGTGTCTGCCACTTCCCAATATCACAATGCTTTTTGGTCACAATTTCAATCATGTGATAACATGGTTTAGAGTAGATTATTTCCAGTGCTTCTTTTAAACTCTTCGTTCCGGTTCTTGGTAGACCAGCTCCAATAACTAACAATGATGTTGAAGTTTCTGACATAATGTCAGCCATGAGATATGTATGTTACATGAATCAGATTGCTGATATTTATATACGATCAGTACACGGATGATCGTTGAAGACAGATTAAATGCTGAAATCGTGTTATCACAGTGTGCAAACATTTTAAAAGAAGATTATCTGGTATACATGTAATTACAGTCACGTGATCACTATGTATAAATGGATGGTGGTCAGCACTGGAGATTAGAAATATGAATATGCAGCAATTGTACTATAGTGACTTACTAATAAGCCTAATTCAACTTATTAGTGTACGTGTAAATTAGTGTATTCTATTCAACCaagataaattatcattaaCTGATATGCTTGATACTAATACGAGTTCACCTAATCTGCGAACGTGACAAAGACTCGTTACCAAAGACCAACTAACTAGCTATTCTGATACATCCCAATCCCTCTAACTAGGGAGCGAAGACGAAGTCCGAACGGGGAATAAATACATTTcgcaagcagccagaagcacaagcgATCCAACAGGCACAAACTAAACATACATATACAACATAAAACTGTCCTTGAAAAGTGTTACAAAATAGCTTACTAAAACACATAaaggaccaatagcgtttaagactTTATCAAATGGGGAATATGACATAAAGATGAAAAGAAAGCTTGTGctgcgaaaacaaagaaattcaaaatttcaaaataaaattacaaaaataatgtacttaccaagtgagttctggggaccTAACATCCCTAACATTATCATATCATGGTGTTGAATTACTTAACAGTCTACCATGAAATCGTTTACTATCTTAAATCACAAGGTAGTTTAAGGTATTTTGATGTCTAGTGATAGTACAGTGATTGAGGTGTTTCAGTTTCAGCCAGTAATTTACAAGTCTCAACTACAATCCATCTGGTTTGATTTAGACACTTAAGTATTATAACTTGGCCACAATTTGATCATGCGTCTTAAAATCAAGTAAACTAACCTGTACTTCGTTAATGAATTGATAACCGTGAAAGATATTGATCTTTGTTTACATTGTTAGACATCTACAATCTTCTTTGCTTGATCTTTTGTCAATACGTGATTGGACGTTTTTATCATAAGACATATTCAGCACTCATCATCAAGGGTAATGGTTACAAAACAGTAATCGTTCAGGATCTTGTTGATACAGTAAGTCATTCCATTCTCAAATTCTTCAGTGAATACAACTTCAACTTCAAAGGTTCATGATTTGGCTTTGAATCAAACAGGGAGAATCAGTATCTTCTTGTTTTTCTTCATAAACAAGCTCGATTCTTAAGTAGAATAGGACTTCCAGTTGACTATCTCCAACCAATTAACACTTCAACATCGTACACTCCATATCATCAGTTAAACTAGCAACCGTACTACAACTTCATCAGTAAAATTTCAACAGCACTAAATGACTAGACAAACATAAAATCGGTCACTACTCAATGATCAGTCAGTTGTAAGTAAACTATAAACTAAGTAAACTATTTATTACTGTGAGGACAGACCACAGGTGAAGTTGAGGAAGttctaagaagctcagaaggagCCGAACATACTCCATCCAaacagcttttggaagaatgtTCCAGAATCattacgtgtagcttccctattggacaatgttAATAGCCCCttgtgtgcggattggataactttaatgatgatttcgtttctactaaaaactttagatacctgacagttttgtgCCATATTTGGAC from Schistosoma mansoni strain Puerto Rico chromosome 6, complete genome encodes the following:
- a CDS encoding putative nad dependent epimerase/dehydratase, translating into MADIMSETSTSLLVIGAGLPRTGTKSLKEALEIIYSKPCYHMIEIVTKKHCDIGKWQTLFTEALNMTTDVTIIHRGLSEILDGYVAVTDVPACAFYRDLMSIYPNAKVILTVRDKNSWLSSVRHSVLPKSNDSYSQRLDKAKQALHLGNEINKMIMDSLRYAFQEDNLDIDNDEVLLECYEKYNKMVQETVPSERLLIHKLEDGWEPLCQFLNVTIPDGIAYPHVNTRDQIKELMELIGKNASPEDLEAIFPEFHDVKFGQL